In Candidatus Parvarchaeota archaeon, the sequence CCTCCGGGCTTGCCGCACAGGCAGTTCTTGGCATGGGTTTGCTTCGCTGCGGCGACCACGTTGTTGCATCAGATGATTTGTACGAGGGGACAAGAAGGCTTTTTGATAACTTTTTCAAGGCAAACTTCGGGGTTGAAATCAGTTATGTGGATTCCACCTCACCTGCCGAAGTTGAAAAGGCAATCGGCCAAAAAACACGGCTAATCTGGCTTGAAACCCCGACAAACCCGCTACTTAAGCTTGCTGACATAAGGGGAATTTCGCAGATTGCCAGTAAAAAAGGCGTGCTTGTTGCTGTTGACAACACTTTTGCAAGCCCCTATCTGCAGCAGCCAATGGCTCTGGGTGCTGATATCGCAGTTCACAGCACTACCAAGTACATCAATGGTCATAGCGACTCAATAGGAGGGGCAATTGCCCTTTCAGAAGCCGGGCTGTTTGAAAAACTCAAGCATGCCCAAAATGCCATCGGGGCAATCCTATCCCCCTTTGACAGCTATCTTGTGCTTCGTGGCATCAAGACTTTGGCCCTTCGCATGGACATGCACAGTGCAAATGCACAAAAAATTGCCGAATTCCTTGAATCGCACGAAAAGGTAAAAAGGGTTATTTATCCTGGCCTAAAGTCGCATCCGCAGCACCGGCTCGCAAGAGTGCAAATGAA encodes:
- a CDS encoding PLP-dependent transferase → MKFETKAVHIGEEPKFGDGASGDVVVPIHLSSTFARMDADKPTAGYEYSRSGNPTRDALEKRLAALEGAKYGLAFSSGLAAQAVLGMGLLRCGDHVVASDDLYEGTRRLFDNFFKANFGVEISYVDSTSPAEVEKAIGQKTRLIWLETPTNPLLKLADIRGISQIASKKGVLVAVDNTFASPYLQQPMALGADIAVHSTTKYINGHSDSIGGAIALSEAGLFEKLKHAQNAIGAILSPFDSYLVLRGIKTLALRMDMHSANAQKIAEFLESHEKVKRVIYPGLKSHPQHRLARVQMKDFGGMISFEISGDEKTGASLRNAKKFLSRLKLFHLAESLGGVESLIEHPSSMTHASIPVAVRKKIGISDSLIRVSVGIEN